In one window of Niallia sp. Man26 DNA:
- a CDS encoding penicillin-binding transpeptidase domain-containing protein — protein MYDRKTKKFTDYTPGTFTYAFEQGSVVKGATVLTGYQTGVRDIGETELDEVMRFKGSGTFSSYQSMGVLNDLKALERSSNVYMWKTAIEMMDGKYIPNGRLNINPDKIEQIRYYFNQFGLGIPTEIGFPNETAGIKGKNISTYFQIAIGQLDTYTPMQIAQYITTIANGGYRMKPQLVKEIREADNTDNGLGKVVDEIEPVVLNKIDMNDEMLERVQQGFRQVTHGSQGTARSYFANEAYDAAGKTGTSESYKKV, from the coding sequence GTGTATGACCGAAAGACAAAGAAATTTACAGATTACACACCAGGAACCTTTACATATGCCTTTGAACAAGGGTCTGTCGTTAAAGGAGCAACAGTTTTAACCGGTTATCAGACAGGAGTTAGAGACATAGGCGAAACAGAGCTAGATGAAGTGATGAGATTTAAAGGCTCAGGGACCTTTTCTTCCTACCAATCCATGGGGGTACTCAATGATTTAAAAGCCCTTGAACGATCATCCAACGTATATATGTGGAAGACCGCGATTGAAATGATGGACGGCAAGTATATCCCTAATGGCAGATTAAATATCAATCCAGATAAAATAGAACAAATTCGCTACTATTTTAACCAATTCGGCTTAGGCATTCCGACAGAAATTGGCTTTCCGAATGAAACAGCAGGAATTAAAGGCAAAAATATCAGCACCTATTTTCAAATCGCTATTGGCCAATTAGACACCTATACACCAATGCAAATTGCCCAATATATTACCACGATAGCCAACGGCGGTTACCGCATGAAACCACAGCTTGTCAAAGAAATCCGTGAAGCCGATAATACAGACAACGGGCTTGGAAAAGTAGTGGATGAAATAGAACCTGTGGTACTGAATAAAATAGATATGAATGATGAAATGTTAGAAAGGGTTCAACAAGGATTCAGGCAGGTAACTCATGGTTCACAAGGAACAGCCAGAAGCTATTTTGCCAATGAAGCCTATGATGCCGCAGGGAAAACAGGAACTTCTGAATCCTATAAAAAGGTGTGA
- the istA gene encoding IS21 family transposase, whose amino-acid sequence MEEKLMIYLEIHQLTKQRLRVSQIAKRLKISRTTVYKYLEMTFEEAVNEFDIGERKKILDPYRDWIVNWLKEYPSLSGAQIFDWLQERFPNIKVGESTVRRYVNEVRELYQIEKKEESREYESVDELPPGKQLQVDWRQSVQKDMYGKEVRLYFIAFVLAHSRHKYMWWLNRPFTTEDTMRCHELAFQYYGGVPEEVVYDQDNLIAVSENAGDLILTKGFQKYIQQRKFRVYLCRKADPESKGKVENVVKYIKNNFAKNRVYSTLEDWNNRSLKWLERTGNFKVHNTTKKRPYEVFLLEKQHLRKISNPLSYESNYTEIITRNVRKDNTVHFKSNRYSVPVGTYTRQAIVHIHIADYVLKICDPSTGEIIAEHSISQDKGRLVKNRNHSRERSKSLDLLRQELIALLAHEKATNYIDKVSKDYGRYRRDQFTLIKKVAQENKEWVHLALEKCIDEGLYSANSFRDVVGFLKQTSLDQQHRIIEESDKIPIDIEVQTRGMDQYLQLMGGKYGE is encoded by the coding sequence ATGGAGGAAAAGTTAATGATATATTTAGAGATTCACCAATTAACTAAACAAAGATTAAGAGTTTCTCAAATTGCTAAAAGATTAAAGATTTCCCGAACTACTGTGTATAAATATTTGGAAATGACTTTTGAAGAAGCTGTAAATGAATTTGATATTGGTGAACGAAAAAAGATATTGGATCCCTATCGGGATTGGATTGTCAATTGGCTGAAGGAATATCCCTCCCTCAGTGGAGCTCAGATTTTTGATTGGCTACAGGAAAGGTTTCCAAATATTAAAGTCGGAGAAAGCACCGTGCGACGCTATGTAAATGAAGTAAGAGAACTGTATCAAATCGAAAAGAAAGAAGAATCACGTGAATATGAGTCTGTCGATGAATTACCACCAGGAAAACAGCTGCAGGTGGATTGGAGACAATCTGTTCAAAAGGATATGTATGGTAAGGAAGTACGCCTCTATTTCATTGCGTTCGTACTAGCACATTCCCGACATAAATATATGTGGTGGCTCAACAGACCCTTCACCACCGAGGACACCATGCGCTGTCATGAACTAGCTTTTCAATATTATGGTGGTGTCCCTGAAGAAGTTGTATATGATCAGGACAATTTGATTGCGGTAAGTGAGAATGCAGGAGATCTAATCTTGACTAAAGGATTCCAAAAATATATTCAGCAAAGAAAGTTTCGAGTGTATCTATGTAGAAAGGCTGACCCTGAATCAAAAGGAAAAGTCGAGAATGTCGTAAAATACATAAAGAACAACTTTGCCAAGAACCGAGTGTATTCTACACTGGAAGATTGGAACAACCGTAGCCTAAAATGGCTTGAAAGAACCGGAAACTTCAAGGTGCATAATACAACTAAAAAGAGACCTTACGAAGTGTTTCTCCTGGAAAAGCAACACTTGCGAAAGATCTCTAACCCGCTTTCTTATGAAAGCAACTATACTGAAATTATAACAAGGAATGTCCGTAAGGACAATACGGTGCACTTCAAATCGAATCGATATTCTGTACCTGTGGGTACATATACTAGACAAGCAATAGTCCATATACACATCGCCGACTATGTACTGAAGATTTGTGACCCTTCCACAGGAGAAATTATTGCGGAGCATTCTATCTCTCAAGATAAAGGGAGACTAGTCAAGAACAGGAACCATTCTCGTGAGCGGTCCAAGTCGCTCGACTTATTAAGACAAGAACTGATCGCCCTTCTTGCCCATGAAAAAGCGACAAACTACATAGATAAAGTCAGCAAAGACTATGGACGTTATCGACGAGACCAATTCACACTGATTAAAAAAGTGGCTCAAGAAAACAAAGAATGGGTCCACTTAGCGCTTGAGAAGTGTATAGATGAAGGCCTGTACAGCGCCAATAGCTTTCGTGATGTCGTGGGATTTCTCAAGCAAACATCACTTGATCAGCAACATAGAATCATAGAGGAGAGCGACAAAATCCCAATAGATATAGAGGTTCAGACTAGAGGAATGGATCAATACCTCCAATTGATGGGAGGAAAATATGGTGAGTAA
- a CDS encoding NAD(P)/FAD-dependent oxidoreductase has product MKKLVILGGGYGGFQILQDLLNKQLPKDVQITVIDRNPYHCLKTEFYALAAGTVSDRQVRMTFPKHDQVDYVWGEVIKIDSDKDEIVMADRTEPVPYDYLVIGLGCEDNYHNVEGAEQYSESVQTISKARRAALAVNELKSYQHVAVIGAGLSGVEVASEIRESRPDLNISLYDRGKAVLSPFAPKVQQYVEKWFKENDVNIIHQANIEYLEQGAICNNGVCTSTDVTLWTAGVRPNRLVRELPFEKDRYEKVIVNNFHQVPEKPSVYVVGDCASSTFSPSGQLAQHQGEQIANILHDIFTGREPKAPGEIKLRGTLGSLGKNDGFGNMFEKSFTGLLPRLAKSGVLWLHKRH; this is encoded by the coding sequence ATGAAGAAACTAGTAATATTAGGCGGAGGTTACGGCGGGTTCCAGATACTGCAGGACCTATTAAATAAACAATTACCAAAAGATGTTCAAATTACTGTAATTGACCGGAATCCCTACCATTGCTTGAAGACCGAATTCTATGCTTTAGCTGCTGGAACGGTGTCTGACAGACAAGTAAGAATGACTTTTCCTAAACATGACCAAGTGGACTATGTGTGGGGGGAAGTAATTAAAATTGACAGTGATAAAGATGAAATCGTGATGGCAGACAGAACGGAGCCAGTTCCTTATGATTATTTAGTCATTGGGTTAGGCTGTGAAGATAACTATCACAATGTGGAAGGCGCAGAGCAATATTCAGAAAGTGTGCAGACTATCTCTAAAGCAAGAAGAGCGGCACTGGCAGTGAATGAATTAAAATCCTACCAGCATGTTGCCGTCATTGGTGCAGGGTTGAGCGGAGTGGAAGTGGCTTCAGAAATACGCGAAAGCCGTCCAGATTTAAACATCAGCCTTTATGACCGAGGTAAGGCAGTACTTAGTCCGTTTGCACCAAAAGTTCAACAATATGTTGAAAAATGGTTCAAAGAAAACGATGTTAATATCATTCACCAAGCTAATATCGAATACTTGGAACAAGGCGCAATCTGCAATAATGGTGTCTGTACTTCAACAGATGTAACCCTATGGACTGCAGGTGTGAGACCAAATCGGTTAGTTCGTGAGCTTCCTTTTGAAAAGGACAGATACGAAAAGGTTATTGTTAATAATTTTCATCAAGTTCCAGAAAAACCTTCTGTATATGTAGTAGGTGATTGTGCATCCTCCACTTTCTCACCAAGCGGACAATTAGCACAGCATCAAGGAGAACAAATCGCCAATATCCTCCATGATATCTTTACAGGCAGAGAACCAAAAGCACCTGGAGAAATCAAACTAAGAGGAACATTAGGATCACTCGGCAAAAATGATGGTTTCGGCAACATGTTTGAAAAATCATTCACAGGACTTTTGCCAAGACTCGCAAAAAGCGGAGTGCTGTGGTTGCATAAGAGACATTAA
- the istB gene encoding IS21-like element helper ATPase IstB — MSKSVMEIQQSFRQLRMVETADVLTDFLRKAEQKSWTYLELLEELTTFELKKREEKSIEKRLNWARFPYHRPIHMFRVEEQDAITERQSKQLREYEWLEQNYNLILLGPPGAGKTLLSVGLGIEAIQKGFQVYFITMGELMHLLKTEEYVNKSKIQLKRLRASDLVIIDDIMYMAMDQREATLFFQLVHQLYEQSSLILTSNRSPEEWTEIVGNQGMMTAILDRLLHRVEVIHMNNESHRLKNQQRIFTD; from the coding sequence GTGAGTAAAAGTGTCATGGAAATCCAGCAATCTTTTCGACAGTTAAGGATGGTGGAAACTGCAGATGTTCTCACTGATTTCCTTCGCAAGGCGGAACAGAAATCTTGGACCTATCTCGAGTTATTGGAAGAATTAACGACGTTTGAACTTAAAAAGCGAGAAGAGAAAAGTATTGAAAAGCGATTGAACTGGGCACGATTCCCTTATCATAGACCGATTCATATGTTCCGAGTCGAGGAACAAGACGCAATTACTGAAAGGCAATCAAAGCAGTTACGTGAATATGAGTGGCTTGAACAAAACTATAATCTCATACTACTTGGACCGCCAGGTGCAGGCAAGACGCTACTTTCCGTGGGACTTGGTATTGAAGCAATCCAGAAGGGATTTCAAGTATACTTCATAACAATGGGTGAGTTGATGCATTTACTTAAGACAGAGGAGTACGTAAACAAATCTAAGATCCAGTTGAAGCGCTTGCGCGCTTCTGATCTGGTCATAATTGATGACATCATGTATATGGCAATGGATCAACGAGAAGCTACCCTTTTCTTTCAATTAGTCCACCAACTATATGAGCAAAGTTCTTTAATTCTGACTTCTAATAGAAGCCCTGAAGAGTGGACAGAGATTGTCGGAAATCAAGGAATGATGACTGCAATATTGGATCGATTATTGCATCGTGTCGAGGTTATTCATATGAATAATGAAAGTCATCGACTGAAGAATCAACAAAGGATTTTTACAGATTAA
- a CDS encoding T7SS effector LXG polymorphic toxin: MKVLDASSLRDTMKGRAKHYKELRTQFTQLHKAFQEIVDLDDFEGKGAESIKGFYQGQLEVVEAWQRLIDRQIAFFEGLSARLEDKDLGGHSRVETAFLEEELAHRERRADEMISEQRKALEQIFRDIDDLVSLTPFSRSRFDDLMMDASKKRTKTVDAVEEVDQELKDEYLSSQGEEYYVQALFQSLMEATRQGSSISPIHFDAEAYQSSDAYQSMVEAKTQTNSYLSYKKEEKEAREIANRPWYEDLWEGTKTFAGELTGYYDYIRAKDGVDHVTGAKLTAGQRVAAGAMAAAGFIPIVGWAGRALKGGKGIYSATKAINTADHALDAYKNVRTFTKLEQTEMGIYGLISANGLSEYLTGKDMFGNKLTDEQRQASITQSMIGAIPFVPYAPGMIKEAVRISELPVHKTYQLVQTGLSKSQLKYKGFMTNIFQPNSQLSPLGPSMAMFKSHDVNNNVKKVSNHSVKSTSKENTTKKTAGNSDVKYDFSQYEKKLVGTTWVLSKNGRTDQDAAKASLAYNEAIKKGEIKLDNEPDSDIYLEQIQAAKDGYNLWTGEELSKLESNSIIFSSLIGSVYGFRGGRISGRSIKVSKGDFGKIREKVKGNKANTEVTKGIDNVKDITKLTVDDIPTAKSGNFNKFFNSLTSSELDELWKDKKIRKKIERQLREPGGLHEWHLVSRAPQFKYWNIGAEEIKDLRTAISDVKFVNPNGVHGGLGSTKAHNELLAIIDTSSDYNTFVRRLNNWANYRLEGGVSSLPQGLRLK; this comes from the coding sequence ATGAAAGTTTTAGATGCATCTAGTTTACGTGATACAATGAAAGGAAGGGCCAAGCACTATAAAGAACTGCGCACACAGTTTACACAGCTGCACAAAGCCTTCCAGGAAATTGTTGATTTAGATGACTTTGAAGGCAAAGGTGCTGAATCAATTAAAGGTTTTTATCAGGGCCAGCTGGAAGTGGTAGAAGCATGGCAGCGGCTGATTGACAGACAGATTGCCTTCTTTGAAGGACTAAGTGCAAGGCTAGAAGATAAAGACTTAGGTGGCCATTCTCGTGTGGAAACAGCTTTTTTAGAAGAAGAGCTTGCACATAGAGAACGTCGTGCAGACGAAATGATTAGTGAGCAACGAAAAGCGTTAGAGCAAATTTTTAGGGACATTGATGATCTAGTGTCTTTAACACCCTTTTCTCGCTCCCGGTTTGACGATCTGATGATGGATGCAAGCAAAAAACGTACCAAAACGGTGGATGCAGTCGAGGAAGTCGATCAAGAGTTAAAAGACGAATATCTCTCTTCACAAGGAGAAGAGTATTATGTTCAAGCCCTTTTCCAATCTTTAATGGAAGCAACAAGACAAGGAAGCAGTATTTCACCCATCCATTTTGATGCAGAAGCCTATCAATCTAGTGATGCATATCAGTCCATGGTAGAAGCAAAGACACAAACTAACAGCTATCTCTCCTATAAAAAGGAAGAGAAAGAAGCAAGGGAAATAGCAAACCGCCCATGGTATGAAGACCTATGGGAGGGCACGAAAACCTTCGCCGGAGAACTAACTGGTTATTATGACTACATACGAGCTAAAGACGGAGTTGATCACGTTACAGGTGCAAAGTTGACGGCAGGACAACGAGTAGCCGCTGGCGCAATGGCAGCAGCAGGCTTCATTCCAATTGTAGGCTGGGCAGGAAGAGCCCTTAAAGGCGGCAAAGGCATTTATTCAGCAACAAAAGCGATTAATACAGCCGATCATGCGCTTGACGCTTATAAAAATGTCCGCACCTTTACTAAACTAGAACAAACAGAAATGGGCATTTATGGCCTTATTTCAGCAAATGGACTATCGGAATATCTAACAGGAAAAGATATGTTCGGCAACAAGCTCACAGATGAACAGCGCCAAGCAAGCATTACCCAAAGCATGATTGGAGCAATTCCATTTGTCCCATATGCCCCTGGCATGATAAAAGAAGCCGTTCGAATCAGTGAACTACCAGTCCATAAAACATACCAGCTAGTGCAAACTGGATTAAGCAAAAGCCAATTAAAATATAAAGGCTTTATGACAAATATCTTTCAACCTAACAGCCAACTCTCTCCACTTGGTCCAAGTATGGCTATGTTTAAATCACACGATGTAAACAATAACGTAAAGAAAGTTTCCAATCATTCTGTTAAAAGCACCAGCAAAGAAAACACCACTAAGAAAACCGCTGGCAACTCAGATGTGAAATATGACTTCAGTCAATACGAGAAAAAGCTCGTAGGCACTACGTGGGTTCTGAGTAAAAATGGCCGCACAGATCAAGATGCAGCCAAAGCCAGCCTAGCATATAATGAGGCTATAAAAAAGGGAGAAATCAAGTTAGACAACGAGCCTGATTCAGATATTTACCTCGAACAAATCCAAGCAGCCAAAGACGGATATAATCTTTGGACTGGAGAAGAGTTATCGAAGCTAGAATCTAATTCGATTATCTTTAGCAGTTTAATTGGGAGTGTTTATGGTTTTAGAGGTGGGAGGATTTCTGGTAGGTCGATTAAGGTTTCTAAGGGTGATTTTGGGAAGATAAGGGAGAAGGTAAAGGGAAATAAGGCTAATACTGAAGTTACTAAGGGTATAGATAATGTTAAAGATATAACTAAATTAACTGTTGATGATATACCAACTGCAAAGAGTGGGAATTTTAATAAATTCTTCAATTCCCTTACAAGTAGTGAACTAGACGAACTTTGGAAAGATAAAAAGATTAGAAAGAAAATTGAACGTCAACTTAGAGAACCTGGAGGTTTACATGAGTGGCACTTAGTTTCAAGGGCTCCGCAATTTAAGTATTGGAATATTGGTGCTGAAGAGATTAAAGATTTAAGAACAGCTATATCCGATGTTAAATTTGTCAATCCAAACGGTGTTCATGGAGGATTAGGCTCAACTAAAGCACATAATGAATTGTTAGCAATAATAGATACTTCTAGCGACTATAATACATTTGTTAGACGACTTAATAATTGGGCTAATTATAGATTAGAGGGTGGAGTTTCGTCTTTACCACAAGGTCTAAGATTAAAGTAG
- a CDS encoding immunity 22 family protein, which yields MEKQGWVSIWLGNINDEDSIGEYVDLTYDVDGESVPSQFFIDFNIDMDETDEDTIEKAVYKNSSSDISALLDGCSYEEIVIPKIQKSINLKKSYNAVILIYNFEYKNEISSTGAFDFIAATNYE from the coding sequence ATGGAAAAACAAGGATGGGTTTCAATTTGGTTAGGGAATATTAACGATGAGGACTCAATAGGAGAGTATGTTGATTTAACGTATGATGTGGATGGCGAGTCTGTTCCTTCCCAATTCTTTATCGATTTTAATATTGATATGGATGAAACAGATGAGGATACTATAGAAAAAGCGGTCTATAAGAATAGTAGTAGTGATATTTCAGCTTTATTAGATGGGTGTTCGTATGAAGAAATTGTCATCCCAAAAATCCAGAAAAGTATAAACCTAAAGAAATCATATAATGCAGTAATTTTAATATATAATTTTGAATATAAAAATGAAATTAGTTCAACAGGTGCTTTTGATTTTATTGCTGCTACAAATTATGAGTAA
- a CDS encoding BlaI/MecI/CopY family transcriptional regulator, with the protein MSKSPQISEAEYEVMNIVWKYEPISTPEVVEKLSAKDFDWKPNTIHTMLARLVKKKALQAKKSGRVFLYTSLVEKHEYIEQKSDNFLNQFFGGTLNSMVLNFIENDKLSNEDISELKQILAMREKNGGDK; encoded by the coding sequence GTGAGTAAAAGTCCCCAAATATCAGAAGCAGAATATGAAGTGATGAATATAGTTTGGAAATATGAGCCAATTTCGACACCAGAGGTAGTGGAGAAGTTGTCCGCTAAAGATTTTGACTGGAAGCCGAACACAATCCATACGATGCTGGCTCGGCTTGTAAAGAAAAAGGCATTGCAGGCCAAAAAAAGCGGAAGAGTTTTTCTTTATACTTCACTCGTTGAAAAGCACGAATATATTGAGCAAAAAAGCGATAACTTTCTTAATCAGTTCTTCGGCGGTACCTTAAATTCGATGGTATTAAATTTTATCGAAAATGATAAATTGTCCAATGAAGACATTTCAGAATTAAAGCAAATCTTAGCAATGAGGGAGAAAAATGGAGGCGATAAATAA
- a CDS encoding DUF2247 family protein, with product MYISIDSFKKNNIECNWRTLYVGLELHLITNIDITNYAIEFLANHPEINNQDIIQLAWGGDEYDFKDLLENILKDLEDTSSYINFEKRKWRFCILESLKKEYENDIQELLDKVAEVYADFNYPEDMENFVNYLSSKDGYIPSQHTKEENVARLIKFLNDFLKKEHNYLLTFCS from the coding sequence GTGTATATATCTATAGATTCTTTTAAAAAAAACAACATAGAGTGCAATTGGAGAACATTATATGTGGGATTAGAACTTCATTTAATAACAAATATCGATATAACTAATTATGCGATAGAATTTCTAGCTAATCATCCAGAAATAAATAATCAAGATATTATTCAACTGGCTTGGGGTGGAGATGAATATGATTTTAAGGATTTGCTTGAAAATATACTAAAAGATTTAGAAGATACATCCTCATATATTAATTTCGAAAAAAGAAAATGGAGGTTTTGTATACTCGAAAGTTTGAAAAAGGAATATGAAAATGATATTCAAGAGTTGCTAGACAAAGTTGCTGAAGTGTACGCAGATTTTAATTATCCTGAGGATATGGAGAACTTTGTAAATTATTTATCTTCAAAAGATGGTTATATTCCTTCTCAGCACACTAAAGAAGAGAATGTTGCTAGATTGATTAAATTTTTAAATGATTTTCTGAAAAAGGAACACAATTATCTCCTAACCTTTTGTTCTTAA
- a CDS encoding DUF378 domain-containing protein yields the protein MSLSILQKITLILSIIGAINWGLIGFFQFDLVAAIFGGEDAGMSRFIFILVGISGLISISILNNSRTSLEAGRNYTTNH from the coding sequence ATGTCTTTATCCATTCTCCAAAAAATCACCCTAATTCTAAGCATCATCGGCGCCATCAACTGGGGCTTAATCGGCTTCTTCCAATTTGATCTTGTTGCAGCAATCTTTGGTGGGGAGGATGCTGGGATGTCCAGATTTATCTTTATTCTAGTTGGTATATCAGGTCTAATCAGCATCAGTATTCTTAATAATAGCAGAACAAGCTTGGAAGCTGGGCGTAATTACACGACAAACCATTAA
- a CDS encoding BlaR1 family beta-lactam sensor/signal transducer — MDVVIQQLLLSTIAVSLLICTILLLKKLLTKHLSVKAHYRIWLFLFVPLLASVLPWKFFGLSEGLQSLQSLLTFSDKTMSHGEAISGATASQEADTEIMRDFSISVNNTTPAIVHDSLFAVWMIGMIVCLGFFFYSNYQISRLKKSAVTINNTRVNELLEECKQAVGIKRKIILKETGLITTPITFGVLQPYILVPTNMQEAFTIKEMKYVFLHELTHHRNKDMLVNYLMWILQIVYWFNPLVWYSQKRLRMDRELACDDSVLNLLDEAGYLEYGHTIIHFAGNKQGKSFELFASGIGGTKKQIKQRILHIASFSKESSLLKWKSKAVYLFLSVLVLCITPLTTVLATSNDVFHFNGKNTTYEDLSSYFEGYKGSFVLYDAASEQYQIYNQERSKKRVSPDSTYKIYSGLFALEANVISNLESEQKWNGQQNPYKEWDKDHNLSSAMRNSVNWYFQNLDKELGRQQLHAYFDKINYGNKDISGDLENYWMESTLKISPIEQVQLLHGLSENKLGFKAENVQTIKDTLLLDDDHNSQLYGKTGTGTINEQDVNGWFVGFIEKGKHSYYFAVNIQNNGKEASGSEAMKIAKQILKDKKLY; from the coding sequence ATGGATGTCGTCATACAACAGCTATTGCTTAGTACGATTGCGGTATCCCTTCTTATTTGCACTATTCTCTTGCTAAAAAAATTATTAACCAAACATCTCTCAGTAAAAGCGCATTATCGTATTTGGCTATTTCTGTTTGTGCCGCTCCTAGCATCCGTCTTGCCATGGAAATTTTTCGGGTTAAGTGAAGGACTGCAATCACTTCAGAGCTTGCTGACGTTTTCGGACAAAACAATGTCTCATGGTGAAGCAATAAGTGGCGCAACCGCTTCTCAAGAAGCTGATACGGAAATAATGCGTGATTTTTCTATTTCAGTTAACAATACAACTCCAGCAATCGTCCATGACAGTTTATTTGCTGTCTGGATGATCGGCATGATAGTTTGCCTTGGATTCTTTTTTTATTCAAACTATCAAATTAGCAGGTTGAAAAAATCTGCTGTTACGATTAACAATACTAGAGTCAATGAGCTGTTGGAAGAGTGCAAACAGGCCGTAGGGATTAAAAGAAAAATAATCCTCAAAGAGACTGGTCTTATTACAACGCCGATTACGTTTGGAGTCTTACAGCCGTATATTCTTGTGCCAACAAACATGCAGGAAGCTTTCACCATCAAGGAAATGAAATATGTATTTCTGCATGAGCTGACACATCATCGCAACAAAGATATGCTGGTTAATTATCTAATGTGGATTTTACAAATCGTATATTGGTTTAATCCACTAGTATGGTATTCCCAAAAAAGGCTGCGAATGGACCGCGAATTAGCTTGTGATGATTCTGTTCTAAATCTATTGGATGAGGCGGGCTATCTAGAATACGGCCATACGATCATTCACTTTGCAGGTAACAAACAAGGGAAGTCTTTTGAATTGTTTGCTTCAGGTATCGGCGGAACAAAAAAACAAATCAAACAAAGAATCCTGCATATTGCCAGCTTTTCGAAAGAATCCAGCTTGTTAAAATGGAAAAGTAAAGCAGTTTATCTGTTTTTAAGTGTATTAGTGCTCTGCATAACGCCACTGACAACAGTATTGGCTACTTCAAATGATGTGTTTCATTTTAACGGAAAAAATACTACGTATGAAGATTTAAGTAGTTATTTCGAAGGCTACAAAGGCAGCTTTGTTTTATACGATGCAGCTAGTGAACAGTATCAAATATACAACCAAGAAAGAAGCAAAAAGAGAGTTTCACCTGATAGTACCTACAAGATTTATTCAGGGCTATTCGCTTTAGAAGCTAACGTTATATCTAATCTGGAGTCTGAACAGAAGTGGAATGGACAACAGAACCCGTATAAAGAATGGGATAAAGACCATAACTTATCCTCTGCCATGCGAAATTCAGTCAATTGGTATTTTCAAAACCTGGATAAAGAGCTAGGCAGACAGCAGCTGCATGCTTATTTTGATAAGATAAATTATGGGAATAAGGATATTTCAGGTGATTTGGAAAACTATTGGATGGAATCTACGCTGAAAATATCACCAATTGAACAAGTGCAGTTATTACATGGACTATCAGAAAATAAGCTTGGATTTAAAGCAGAAAATGTTCAAACAATTAAAGATACGTTGTTACTTGATGACGATCATAACAGCCAATTATATGGAAAAACAGGAACAGGCACGATAAACGAACAAGATGTTAATGGATGGTTTGTTGGTTTCATAGAAAAAGGCAAGCATAGCTATTATTTTGCAGTCAATATCCAAAACAATGGAAAAGAAGCTAGCGGAAGCGAAGCGATGAAAATTGCCAAGCAAATCTTAAAGGATAAAAAACTATACTAA
- a CDS encoding penicillin-binding transpeptidase domain-containing protein: protein MKTWNLSFAGYAPYDNPQISIAVIVPNAYLDGYAQPHSAANVISQRVFRAYFEGHSGGE from the coding sequence GTGAAGACGTGGAATCTCTCATTCGCAGGGTATGCACCTTACGATAATCCGCAGATTTCGATAGCGGTTATTGTACCTAATGCTTATCTTGATGGCTATGCCCAGCCGCATAGTGCAGCTAATGTGATTAGTCAGAGAGTTTTTCGAGCTTATTTTGAGGGGCATTCAGGTGGAGAATGA